A DNA window from Anastrepha ludens isolate Willacy chromosome 6, idAnaLude1.1, whole genome shotgun sequence contains the following coding sequences:
- the LOC128867335 gene encoding uncharacterized protein LOC128867335, whose translation MSTTPCITDGTSICTRKDIEIAVTNTEGRERKVLKNDEAIGPYILKAEIRDDCQCYPISISDSKLIHTHSNSNLNHHGQRTMLLQSNSTNNIHFKTNVQQNLQVDNHLDKMSVRSVSSEDVSTAVEGKCCSAAARNPAIKTGRRIQLMQMIILPFIPILALIVQTSVILQEILDYRAEVADIETQVTIATSLGKVVTRLQLERSEVSFYIFTNGSRERSNLTQRFTVTDNALNNLTTWNEVSVPTLPDEDEDNVEVMLNRTEFQNRLNEFRDRVRSEPEDSSITDVMNWYTAINRALLHHLTEQIKETDNSGVWRYLIGFKNLLKSIECQNIAASFGIKYYGRGYLGLDAFVSFIRYEFLSRELINSTLNYVPSLRPMYMNITRTDKYKKLKAMNVNVLKNIRNASDERSAIQYYDAMHNFTDDLRILQKALRLKIKEYVDTTLSEAANKEAVGIAILVVVLCVSPIIIILVKNAAATIQMYAVNLAQKARELKREKRKSDSLLFQMLPPSVAMQLKQTQQVPAEMYEAVTVYFSDIVGFTEIAARCTPLEVVTFLNSIYRVFDERIECYDVYKVETIGDSYMVASGLPVKNGEKHVSEIATMALDLLDASSFFKIPRSTGTLQIRCGIHTGPVVAGIVGTKMPRYCLFGDTVNTASRMESTGESHKIHITDEMNEALHRIGGFRTEHRGLIDVKGKGLMSTYWLTCKDGPVKIRGEEISWFADMQPVFLEKLKSDPLIKSGGSKRK comes from the exons ATGTCTACAACTCCCTGTATAACAGACGGCACAAGCATATGCACACGAAAGGATATAGAGATTGCTGTTACCAACACTGAGGGAAGAGAGAGGAAAGTCCTAAAAAACGACGAGGCAATAGGGCCATATATTCTCAAAGCGGAAATTAGGGACGATTGTCAATGCTATCCTATATCTATTTCTGATTCAAAACTGATTCATACTCATTCCAATTCGAACTTGAACCACCATGGACAAAGAACTATGTTACTGCAGTCTAACTCAACCAACAACATCCATTTTAAAACGAATGTTCAACAGAACTTACAAGTGGATAACCATTTGGATAAAATGTCAGTTCGATCAGTCAGTTCAGAGGATGTTTCGACAGCAGTGGAGGGCAAGTGCTGTAGTGCTGCAGCACGTAATCCGGCAATCAAAACTGGACGACGTATTCAATTAATGCAA ATGATAATTTTACCATTTATTCCAATACTGGCATTGATTGTTCAAACATCTGTTATTCTCCAAGAAATTCTCGACTACAGGGCAGAAGTGGCCGATATCGAAACACAG GTAACAATAGCTACAAGCTTGGGGAAAGTGGTGACGCGCTTGCAGCTGGAGCGATCGGAAgtatctttttatatttttacaaatggcagTAGAGAGCG ATCAAACTTAACGCAAAGATTCACTGTAACCGACAACGCATTGAACAATCTAACAACATGGAACGAAGTGAGTGTACCCACATTACCTGACGAAGATGAAGATAATGTTGAAGTAATGCTTAACCGGACAGAGTTCCAAAACCGTTTAAATGAGTTCAG AGATCGAGTACGATCGGAGCCGGAAGACAGTTCAATAACGGATGTTATGAACTGGTATACAGCGATCAATCGAGCTCTGTTGCATCACCTTAccgaacaaataaaagaaacggATAACAGTGGCGTTTGGCG CTATCTCATTGGTTTCAAAAATCTGTTAAAGAGTATTGAGTGCCAAAACATTGCGGCTTCCTTTGGAATCAAATACTATGGACGGGGGTATTTGGGCTTAGATGCGTTTGTTTCCTTTATACGCTACGAATTTTTATCACGTGAGCTTATCAATTCTACTTTAAATTATGTCCCCAGCTTGAGGCCAATGTACATGAACATAACAAGGACTGATAAATACAAGAAACTAAAAGCAAT gaacgtaaatgttttgaaaaatattcgaaaTGCGTCGGATGAACGGAGTGCGATACAATACTATGACGCCATGCACAATTTTACAGATGACTTGCGGATACTTCAAAAGGCTCTGCgattaaaaattaa AGAATATGTCGATACAACCCTTTCTGAAGCTGCGAACAAGGAGGCGGTTGGCATTGCTATCCTGGTTGTCGTTCTATGTGTTTCTCCTATTATCATTATTTTGGTTAAGAATGCTGCTGCTACTATACAG ATGTACGCAGTGAATTTAGCCCAAAAAGCCAGAGAACTGAAAAGAGAAAAACGTAAAAGTGACTCGCTGCTTTTTCAAATGTTGCCGCCGAGTGTTGCTATGCAGCTGAAACAGACCCAACAG gtgCCCGCTGAAATGTACGAAGCTGTAACTGTTTACTTCAGCGACATCGTGGGCTTTACGGAGATAGCTGCAAGATGTACACCATTGGAG GTGGTTACCTTCCTTAACTCGATATATCGTGTTTTTGATGAACGCATTGAATGCTATGACGTTTATAAAGTAGAAACAATTGGAGACTCATACATGGTCGCATCCGGATTACCAGTGAAAAATG GCGAGAAACATGTTTCGGAAATTGCCACAATGGCGCTTGATTTACTAGACGCAtcatcttttttcaaaattccgcgGTCAACAGGCACTTTGCAAATCCGCTGCGGTATCCACACTGGCCCTGTGGTAGCAGGAATTGTCGGAACCAAAATGCCGCGATATTGTCTTTTTGGAGATACTGTAAACACTGCGTCACGAATGGAGTCTACTGGTGAGTCCCACAAAATTCACATCACGGACGAAATGAATGAAGCACTGCACAGGATTGGTGGCTTTCGTACAGAGCATCGTGGACTTATTGATGTAAag GGTAAGGGTCTGATGAGCACGTATTGGTTAACTTGCAAGGATGGGCCAGTGAAGATACGCGGTGAGGAGATCTCCTGGTTTGCTGACATGCAACCagtgtttttggaaaaactgaAATCAGATCCCCTGATAAAAAGCGGTGGAAGTAAGCGGAAATAA